The following are from one region of the Paenibacillus sp. KS-LC4 genome:
- a CDS encoding extracellular solute-binding protein yields the protein MIKNKIGIVTVLSLSLIFGGCSAQGSNDQPAAQASTDSSGGSNKKVELRMTWWGSQTRHDLTIKALELFQQKHPDIVIKPEYSGWDGYFDKLSTQVAGANAPDLIQMDYAFLTDYANRDALLDLDTYTQSGDLKIDKHDPSMIKAGTVNDKLYAITLGVNAPGIVYSSKVFKELNIADPDTSWTWEDFAKIAKQIREAKGDAFVGSADNSGTFNIFEIMVRQSGRSLFKDGQLGATKEDFTNWFTLWQEMRDSGSITSPEATAAMTNALETRPLALGTAAMDFIWSNQIIAFQKALKDSTDQLKIQVLPHLPGEVKSGEYLKPGQFLSGYSKTEHPKEVAMVIDFLVNDPEATAILGSERGVPVNSDIREKMATTLSDTDKMIFNFVDTVSKDKSDIDPPYPQGYSEVDKSFKTLSEQIAFAQGELGSNIDQFMTSANASLSKSK from the coding sequence ATGATTAAAAACAAAATTGGTATCGTAACGGTTCTTTCCCTGTCGCTTATCTTTGGGGGATGCTCGGCGCAAGGAAGCAATGATCAGCCCGCGGCTCAAGCTAGCACAGATAGCAGCGGCGGCAGCAACAAAAAGGTTGAACTAAGAATGACATGGTGGGGCTCGCAAACCCGTCATGATCTAACTATTAAAGCGCTTGAGCTGTTCCAGCAAAAACATCCTGATATTGTAATAAAGCCGGAATATTCCGGATGGGATGGTTATTTCGATAAGCTGTCCACACAGGTAGCTGGAGCAAACGCGCCTGACCTCATCCAAATGGATTACGCCTTCCTGACTGACTATGCAAACCGCGATGCGCTGCTTGATTTGGATACGTATACGCAAAGCGGCGACCTGAAAATTGATAAGCATGATCCAAGCATGATCAAAGCGGGCACCGTAAATGACAAGCTTTATGCGATCACGCTTGGGGTGAATGCACCTGGCATTGTATACAGCTCGAAGGTGTTCAAGGAGCTGAATATTGCTGACCCGGACACAAGCTGGACTTGGGAGGATTTCGCAAAAATCGCTAAACAGATTAGAGAAGCGAAGGGCGATGCCTTTGTCGGATCGGCAGATAATTCCGGAACGTTTAACATTTTTGAAATTATGGTTCGTCAAAGCGGCCGCAGCTTGTTCAAGGATGGGCAGCTAGGCGCGACGAAAGAGGACTTTACAAACTGGTTCACGCTGTGGCAGGAAATGCGCGACAGCGGCAGCATTACTTCGCCAGAAGCAACGGCTGCGATGACGAATGCACTTGAAACACGCCCGCTCGCTTTGGGAACAGCAGCGATGGACTTTATTTGGTCGAACCAAATTATTGCTTTCCAAAAAGCACTGAAGGATTCAACCGACCAGCTTAAAATTCAAGTGCTGCCGCATTTGCCGGGTGAAGTGAAAAGCGGAGAGTACCTCAAGCCAGGTCAATTTCTGTCCGGTTATTCCAAGACGGAGCATCCGAAGGAGGTCGCAATGGTTATCGACTTCCTCGTCAATGATCCAGAAGCGACAGCGATTCTCGGCTCGGAGCGCGGGGTGCCGGTTAACTCAGATATTCGGGAGAAAATGGCAACGACGCTATCCGATACTGACAAAATGATTTTCAACTTTGTAGACACGGTATCCAAAGACAAAAGCGACATTGATCCGCCGTATCCGCAAGGCTACTCGGAAGTGGACAAAAGCTTCAAAACGCTCAGTGAGCAAATCGCGTTCGCTCAAGGCGAGCTTGGCAGCAACATCGACCAGTTTATGACTAGCGCTAATGCGTCGCTCAGCAAAAGCAAGTAA
- a CDS encoding uracil-DNA glycosylase, whose amino-acid sequence MATIFHNDWAELLNAELAEPYYREMRSHLAQQYRTTTVYPNMHHIYNALHYTSFKNTRVVILGQDPYHGANQAHGLSFSVQPGVRIPPSLQNIYQELANDLGCTPPAHGCLASWAKQGVLLLNAVLTVRAGSAGSHQGIGWERFTDRIIEALNEREQPIVFILWGKHAQDKASRIDRTRHHLIASPHPSPYSAERGFFGSKPFSRANAFLHSIGSEAIDWQLPMTAEQLER is encoded by the coding sequence TTGGCGACTATTTTTCATAATGATTGGGCGGAGCTGTTGAACGCCGAGCTTGCGGAGCCCTATTACCGGGAAATGCGCTCTCATCTCGCCCAGCAATATCGTACGACGACCGTTTATCCCAATATGCATCATATTTATAACGCCCTTCATTATACATCGTTTAAAAATACACGGGTCGTCATTTTGGGACAGGACCCTTATCATGGCGCTAACCAGGCTCATGGCCTTAGCTTCTCTGTTCAGCCGGGCGTGCGCATTCCTCCATCGCTGCAAAATATATATCAGGAGCTTGCCAATGATCTTGGCTGCACGCCTCCCGCTCACGGCTGTCTTGCTTCTTGGGCCAAGCAGGGCGTGCTGCTGCTCAATGCCGTGCTTACCGTAAGAGCGGGCAGCGCGGGCTCGCATCAAGGCATCGGCTGGGAGCGGTTTACCGACCGGATCATTGAGGCGCTGAACGAACGGGAGCAGCCCATCGTATTTATACTGTGGGGCAAGCACGCTCAAGACAAGGCATCCCGCATAGACCGCACGCGGCACCATCTGATCGCTTCTCCCCATCCAAGCCCTTATTCAGCGGAGCGCGGATTTTTCGGGAGCAAGCCCTTTTCCCGCGCCAACGCCTTCCTTCACAGCATCGGCAGCGAGGCCATTGACTGGCAGCTGCCGATGACGGCGGAGCAGCTCGAACGTTAG
- a CDS encoding carbohydrate ABC transporter permease, with the protein MVDTLRRTAWLRHLAILLIAFVMLYPVLWLVGSSFKPNNVIFSEIGIWPQEWVWGNYFAGWNGIQGNPFSHFLGNSMIVSIGAVIGNVLSCSMAAYAFARLGFRFKALAFGLMLLTIMLPHHVTLIPQYILFNQLGWVNSFLPLIAPKWLATDGFFIFLTVQFIRGLPRELDEAATIDGCGLIQIYWRIILPLAVPALITTTIFTFLWTWDDFFSQLIYLSDVSKFTVPLGLRLFLDSSSQSDWGPMFAMSVLSLLPCFIIFIICQKYFVEGIATSGIKG; encoded by the coding sequence ATGGTGGATACGCTTCGTAGAACAGCTTGGCTCAGACATTTGGCGATTTTGCTCATCGCCTTCGTCATGCTTTATCCGGTGCTGTGGTTGGTCGGAAGCTCCTTCAAGCCGAACAATGTTATTTTTTCAGAAATTGGCATTTGGCCGCAGGAATGGGTTTGGGGCAATTATTTTGCGGGGTGGAACGGGATTCAAGGTAATCCGTTCTCGCATTTTCTCGGTAATTCAATGATTGTGTCCATCGGAGCGGTAATCGGCAATGTACTGTCTTGCTCGATGGCGGCTTATGCCTTCGCTCGTCTCGGCTTTCGCTTCAAGGCGCTTGCCTTCGGACTGATGCTGCTGACGATTATGCTGCCGCATCATGTGACGCTCATTCCGCAATATATTTTGTTTAATCAGCTAGGCTGGGTCAACAGCTTCCTTCCGCTGATCGCGCCAAAGTGGCTCGCGACCGATGGCTTCTTTATTTTTCTAACGGTGCAGTTTATTCGCGGCTTGCCCAGAGAACTGGATGAAGCAGCGACGATTGACGGCTGCGGGCTCATTCAAATTTACTGGCGCATCATTTTGCCGCTCGCGGTGCCAGCACTCATTACGACGACGATTTTCACCTTCCTTTGGACGTGGGATGACTTTTTCAGCCAATTGATTTATTTGAGCGATGTATCGAAGTTTACGGTTCCGCTTGGGTTACGGCTATTCCTTGATTCCAGCTCGCAATCGGACTGGGGTCCAATGTTCGCGATGTCGGTGCTTTCGCTGCTGCCTTGTTTTATTATTTTCATCATCTGTCAAAAATACTTTGTAGAAGGTATTGCGACCTCCGGCATTAAAGGGTAA
- a CDS encoding histidine kinase, with protein sequence MRTIDFSLRQSILRRSKLSTLMVACFVLLNLLFLLVIIWLSYRSFSNVTFSEISKARLALLNESTNRGFDFMTNMTNTAYTVVSNKEVKDKLEAEAKSKYDMLIKRREISDLLHHTLVVNSGISSIEIYSDKFNDVPYNSTDLVFPVSKLADQKWFSALEKADAIWIPEEENASSKSLIGYAQHMFDSKGRTMGYLVISMSQQDVLRNFADVPMVLEGQVLVVDTAGNIIVKVNDSQVQGEEVILDAQWLGERSKTLSDGYELLRRDDQSYLVVFSKPSSVQWRLVQTIPTRTLLKATYEAGWYVLGIGILSLLLSAILTYWFVKSIIKPLRRLMAEMKRLERGDFQAKATSAFTEEYAQLSYSFNHMVSRLKESMDDVKKESKAKRDAQTSLLEAQIKPHFLYNTLDMIHWRALDYKADDISFMITQLGKLLRIGLSGGKLFIHVRDELEHARCYLSIQQERMTFPIAYTERVLDPQIRGYYIPKIILQPLIENAVIHGCPADNASELALSLVIREQQVPGQAPYLEMSLTDNGRGLPDDWHMDKATGIGIRNVHTRLQLYCGPLYGLQLANSEQGGVKVTVKLPIIETEDQLKRLLDGV encoded by the coding sequence ATGCGTACGATTGATTTTTCTTTAAGGCAATCCATATTGCGTAGAAGCAAGCTGTCCACTTTGATGGTCGCTTGCTTCGTGCTGTTAAACCTGTTGTTTTTGCTGGTAATTATTTGGCTGTCCTATCGCTCCTTCTCGAATGTGACCTTTAGCGAAATTAGCAAGGCACGGCTGGCGCTGCTGAATGAAAGCACGAATCGCGGCTTTGATTTTATGACGAATATGACAAATACAGCGTATACGGTCGTCAGCAACAAAGAGGTAAAGGACAAGCTGGAGGCGGAAGCTAAATCCAAATATGACATGCTCATTAAACGGCGGGAAATTTCCGACTTGCTGCATCATACGCTCGTCGTTAATTCCGGCATCAGCTCGATTGAAATTTATAGCGATAAATTTAATGATGTGCCTTATAATTCTACAGATCTTGTATTTCCGGTGAGCAAGCTCGCTGATCAAAAATGGTTTTCCGCCTTGGAGAAGGCCGATGCCATTTGGATTCCGGAAGAAGAAAACGCTTCCTCGAAGTCGCTCATCGGATATGCCCAGCATATGTTCGACAGCAAGGGGCGGACGATGGGCTATTTGGTCATCAGCATGTCGCAGCAGGATGTATTGCGAAATTTTGCCGATGTGCCGATGGTGCTGGAGGGACAGGTGCTTGTCGTGGATACGGCGGGCAACATTATTGTGAAGGTGAATGACTCGCAGGTGCAGGGCGAGGAGGTCATCCTTGATGCGCAGTGGCTTGGTGAACGCTCGAAAACGCTTAGTGACGGATATGAGCTGCTGCGCAGGGACGATCAGTCGTATTTGGTCGTGTTCTCCAAGCCGAGCTCGGTGCAGTGGCGACTCGTACAGACGATTCCGACCAGAACGCTGCTAAAGGCCACCTATGAGGCGGGCTGGTATGTGCTGGGCATTGGTATATTAAGCCTGCTGCTTTCGGCTATATTGACCTATTGGTTTGTAAAAAGCATTATCAAGCCGCTGCGCCGATTGATGGCTGAGATGAAGCGGCTGGAGCGCGGCGACTTTCAGGCGAAAGCGACAAGCGCCTTCACCGAGGAATATGCGCAGCTTTCCTATAGCTTCAACCATATGGTATCGCGCCTGAAAGAGTCGATGGACGATGTGAAGAAGGAGAGCAAGGCGAAGCGCGATGCCCAGACGAGCTTGCTGGAGGCGCAGATTAAGCCGCATTTTCTGTATAATACGCTCGATATGATCCACTGGCGAGCGCTCGATTATAAAGCGGATGATATTAGCTTTATGATTACGCAGCTCGGCAAGCTGCTGCGTATTGGCCTGAGCGGGGGCAAGCTGTTCATCCACGTGCGCGATGAGCTGGAGCATGCCCGCTGTTATCTCAGCATCCAGCAGGAGCGGATGACGTTCCCGATCGCTTATACCGAGCGGGTATTGGACCCGCAAATTCGCGGCTATTATATCCCCAAAATTATTTTGCAGCCGCTTATTGAGAATGCAGTTATTCATGGCTGTCCTGCGGACAACGCGTCGGAGCTGGCGCTCTCTCTAGTTATTCGCGAGCAGCAGGTGCCAGGGCAAGCGCCTTATTTGGAAATGAGCCTGACTGATAATGGACGAGGCTTGCCCGATGATTGGCATATGGATAAGGCGACAGGCATCGGCATTCGCAATGTGCATACGCGCTTGCAGCTTTACTGCGGACCTTTATATGGCTTGCAGCTCGCAAATAGTGAGCAGGGGGGCGTGAAGGTGACAGTGAAGCTGCCGATCATTGAAACGGAAGATCAATTAAAACGGTTGCTGGACGGTGTATAA
- a CDS encoding sugar ABC transporter permease: MTKPPKSSKRAKRSAASQHNRAALLFLAPWLIGLICLTLGPVLASLYFSLTDYSILASPNWVGLSNYTEMFTTDKLFGTSLKVTFTYVFASVPLKLIFALGVALLLNKGIKGLGIYRTIYYIPSLLGGSIAISMLWRKMLGGDGLLNQVLLKVGIQAPDWVANPKYALYSIVLLSVWQFGSSMIIFLSGLKQIPSDYYEASSVDGAGKIRQFFNITLPILTPVIFFNLVMQIITSFQSFTQAFVISNGTGGPLNSTLMYSLYLYKKGFAFFQMGYASAMAWVLLLIIGCFTFIIFRSSRGWVHYEDGGK; this comes from the coding sequence ATGACGAAGCCGCCAAAAAGCAGCAAACGGGCAAAACGATCGGCAGCCAGCCAGCATAACCGCGCTGCCTTGCTTTTTCTAGCGCCATGGCTCATCGGCCTGATTTGCCTGACGCTCGGCCCGGTGCTCGCGTCGCTCTATTTTTCACTTACGGATTACAGCATTCTGGCAAGCCCCAATTGGGTGGGACTCAGCAATTACACGGAAATGTTCACAACGGATAAGCTGTTCGGAACGTCGCTTAAGGTCACTTTCACTTATGTATTCGCATCGGTGCCGCTCAAGCTGATTTTCGCTCTTGGCGTTGCGCTGCTGCTTAACAAAGGAATCAAGGGTCTAGGCATTTATCGGACCATCTACTATATCCCCTCCTTGCTCGGGGGCAGCATTGCGATATCCATGTTATGGCGGAAAATGCTCGGCGGCGACGGCCTGCTCAATCAGGTGCTGCTGAAGGTAGGCATTCAAGCGCCAGATTGGGTAGCGAATCCTAAATATGCGCTGTATTCAATCGTATTGCTCTCAGTATGGCAATTCGGCTCATCCATGATTATTTTCCTATCGGGACTTAAGCAAATTCCGTCCGATTATTACGAGGCTTCATCCGTAGATGGAGCAGGGAAAATTCGCCAGTTTTTTAATATTACGCTGCCGATTTTGACGCCGGTCATTTTCTTTAATCTCGTCATGCAAATTATTACGTCGTTCCAATCGTTTACACAGGCCTTCGTCATCAGCAACGGAACTGGCGGCCCGCTGAATTCAACGCTTATGTATTCGCTTTATTTGTACAAAAAAGGCTTTGCTTTTTTCCAAATGGGCTACGCTTCGGCGATGGCTTGGGTGCTGCTGCTCATTATCGGCTGCTTTACCTTCATTATATTCCGCTCCAGCAGAGGCTGGGTGCATTACGAGGACGGGGGGAAATAG
- a CDS encoding S-layer homology domain-containing protein produces the protein MQMRKKGKGTAAMSKFLSCLLALTLLIPAFSMPAAAADSVLVSDDFSSYALGNLTIGSGNTWTKEGAAPAFVVKHNSVTGSTYGAITNESTGSSYIGQRFAGESGGLIVEFDVNLPTSKGGLLWVMDGKVNATSAAAARYQLDAGVIKQHNAAVDKQLAYDVTHWYRFKMVFNVPSKQYNVSVTDLTTNATVNWPSAFYSNRERISSFGFYVNPNGGQINVANVRVTALDVKLAGLVLGSSDFAPVLNPPFDPGVYDYSVEVPYSAASVDVTPTASNAGLVGLKVDAGAIASGQKRTIPLTGDETEFGVSVTSSAYTDISRTYKVKVNKLEKSPNVTYVVSEAHDETVKIGWEQPQDPAFKETRVYLKNEDASLTLVDTVPAGKYISTIAGLANGTTYSYVVKGAYEYAGEAVSESSGVEISETPIKLAPRQMEALDRGLVAVKEAEHVYVGWRLLGTDAEDIAFNLYRDGVKLNSTPITGSTNYADASGSSSSTYYVRAITAGMEQPQSETVEVWDTNYLNIPLEKPAGGVAPDGVAYTYSANDASVGDLDGDGQYEIIMSWMPSNAKDNSQAGYTGNVYVDAYKLDGTRLWRMDLGKNMRAGAHYLDIMVYDLDGDGKAEVTFRTADGTIDGSGVVIGDAQADHRNASGYILTGPEFHTVFEGATGKALATDAYEPERGNVADWGDAYGNRVDRFLAAIAYLDGERPSIVMQRGYYTRMVLVAYNYRDGELTKVWTFDSKTPGNEAYYGQGNHQLSVADVDNDGRDEIITGAAAIDDNGDGLWSSKLGHGDAMHLSNLNPDRLGLELFAVQEDTAVKYSYDMKDARTGRVLWGQLQLGIDAGRGLSADIDPRHKGAESWAIDGAWNSTTGGLFNAKGEKLSASIPTSNFAIWWDGDLSRELLDHNWLGDPRVGVPKIDKWDYENEALVNLETFAGTYSINDTKGNPNLQADLFGDWREEVVLRTEDSSALRIYTTTAVTEHRIHTLMHDPVYRLGIAWQNTGYNQPPHTSFYLGTDMEMPDRPNIRTNAIAATSLSISAPSQEVTAGKQLQLNPVFLPAAATNKAVTWTVAAEDGSATTLATIHANGMLSAVAAGKVKVVARANDGSGVSGELVVTISAVGTVNPGTGSGSSGTDTTTPPTQATAPANAVLKPAVTVDGGGKASAEVTPAELSKGLDDAAGNKLAINAVPTGAASSVQVTLPAQALKAASGKQISQVEVNLGLASITLDTAWLSKQIEAGAGKLEISAAEADISKLSAEAKAQLGSAKAYDLTLTLDGKAITSFAGGVTVVLDYNLQAGESPNKVVVYYIDDHGETQIVKNGKYAAAGHVTFKPEHFSQYAAAHVNIQFNDIERVAWARDSIESLAARGIINGMGNQAFKPDQQVTRAQFLKMLLQAFDLEQADAASTFSDVQPGSWYYSSVASAQELGIVEGNANGTFGFNDEITREDMAVMAHRVIQKLELKLNAQGQPGDFKDSSAISSYAKQAVDAMQSAGIIKGTGNGSFEPKSHATRAQAAVVINQLLGTNN, from the coding sequence ATGCAAATGCGCAAGAAGGGGAAAGGAACCGCAGCAATGTCGAAGTTCCTGTCATGTCTATTGGCACTTACTCTCTTAATCCCAGCCTTTTCTATGCCTGCAGCAGCCGCTGATTCGGTGCTGGTATCCGATGATTTCAGCAGCTATGCACTTGGCAATCTAACAATTGGAAGCGGTAACACTTGGACAAAGGAGGGCGCTGCTCCGGCTTTTGTAGTCAAGCACAATTCTGTTACCGGCTCTACTTATGGAGCGATTACAAATGAATCGACCGGCTCCTCCTATATCGGTCAACGATTTGCCGGAGAAAGCGGCGGCTTAATCGTTGAGTTTGATGTCAACCTTCCAACGAGTAAAGGCGGCTTGCTGTGGGTCATGGATGGCAAGGTGAATGCTACGAGTGCTGCCGCTGCCCGCTACCAGTTGGATGCTGGCGTCATCAAGCAGCATAATGCAGCTGTGGATAAGCAGCTCGCTTATGATGTGACGCATTGGTATCGCTTCAAAATGGTATTTAATGTGCCGAGCAAGCAGTATAATGTAAGCGTTACCGATTTGACGACGAACGCGACGGTAAACTGGCCGTCTGCCTTTTACAGCAACCGGGAACGGATCAGCAGCTTTGGCTTCTATGTCAACCCGAATGGCGGCCAAATCAATGTGGCGAATGTGCGGGTAACCGCGCTTGACGTGAAGCTGGCTGGCTTAGTACTGGGCTCAAGCGACTTTGCACCTGTGCTTAATCCGCCGTTTGATCCAGGTGTATACGATTATTCGGTAGAGGTGCCGTATTCAGCTGCATCGGTGGATGTAACACCAACAGCAAGCAACGCTGGATTGGTCGGATTGAAAGTGGATGCGGGCGCGATTGCCAGCGGACAGAAGAGAACCATTCCTTTGACGGGCGACGAGACGGAATTTGGCGTTTCAGTAACCTCGTCCGCCTATACGGATATTAGCCGTACGTATAAGGTGAAGGTCAATAAGCTGGAAAAGTCGCCTAATGTGACGTATGTCGTCAGCGAGGCGCATGATGAGACAGTCAAAATCGGCTGGGAGCAGCCTCAGGACCCAGCTTTTAAGGAAACGCGCGTTTATTTGAAAAATGAAGACGCTTCCTTGACACTGGTCGATACGGTGCCAGCAGGCAAATACATTTCGACAATAGCAGGGCTTGCGAATGGCACGACCTATTCATACGTCGTTAAAGGTGCATATGAATATGCGGGAGAAGCGGTTAGCGAGTCAAGCGGCGTGGAAATTAGCGAAACGCCGATTAAGCTTGCTCCTCGCCAAATGGAAGCGCTAGACCGCGGCCTCGTTGCGGTGAAGGAAGCCGAGCATGTGTATGTAGGCTGGCGCCTGCTGGGCACCGATGCGGAGGATATCGCATTCAATCTGTACCGCGACGGCGTGAAGCTGAACAGCACGCCAATTACAGGCAGCACCAACTATGCGGATGCGAGCGGCAGCAGCAGCTCAACTTACTATGTTCGAGCCATTACAGCTGGTATGGAGCAGCCGCAATCCGAAACGGTAGAGGTGTGGGATACGAATTATTTAAATATTCCGCTTGAGAAGCCAGCAGGCGGCGTAGCCCCAGATGGCGTAGCTTATACGTATTCGGCGAATGACGCTTCCGTTGGCGATTTGGACGGAGACGGGCAATACGAAATTATAATGAGCTGGATGCCGAGCAATGCGAAGGACAACTCACAGGCTGGCTACACGGGCAATGTGTATGTTGATGCTTACAAGCTCGATGGCACACGCCTGTGGCGAATGGATTTAGGCAAAAATATGCGAGCAGGCGCCCACTATCTCGACATTATGGTCTACGATTTGGATGGTGACGGCAAAGCCGAGGTGACGTTCCGCACGGCGGATGGCACGATTGATGGAAGCGGCGTCGTCATTGGCGATGCCCAGGCGGATCACCGCAATGCCAGCGGATATATTTTGACCGGACCGGAGTTCCATACGGTGTTTGAAGGCGCGACAGGCAAAGCGCTGGCAACGGATGCTTATGAGCCGGAGCGGGGAAATGTTGCGGATTGGGGCGATGCTTACGGCAATCGCGTTGACCGTTTTCTTGCGGCGATTGCTTATCTTGACGGCGAGCGCCCAAGCATCGTGATGCAGCGTGGCTATTACACGCGGATGGTGCTTGTCGCTTATAACTATCGGGATGGCGAACTGACGAAGGTGTGGACGTTCGATTCCAAAACGCCAGGCAATGAAGCCTATTACGGCCAAGGCAATCACCAGCTTAGCGTCGCTGATGTGGATAATGATGGCCGGGATGAAATTATTACAGGCGCGGCAGCTATTGACGATAACGGAGACGGGCTGTGGAGCTCCAAGCTCGGCCATGGCGATGCGATGCATCTGAGCAATCTTAACCCGGATCGTCTGGGACTGGAATTGTTTGCGGTGCAGGAGGATACTGCCGTTAAATATTCCTACGATATGAAGGATGCAAGAACAGGCCGTGTATTATGGGGGCAGCTGCAGCTTGGCATTGATGCTGGTCGCGGTTTGTCGGCAGATATCGATCCAAGGCATAAAGGCGCGGAATCATGGGCAATCGACGGTGCCTGGAACAGTACGACGGGTGGACTGTTTAACGCTAAGGGAGAGAAGCTGTCCGCGAGCATCCCAACGTCCAACTTTGCTATTTGGTGGGATGGCGACCTGAGCCGCGAGCTGCTTGATCATAATTGGCTCGGCGATCCGCGTGTAGGCGTTCCGAAAATCGACAAGTGGGACTACGAGAATGAAGCACTCGTCAATTTGGAAACCTTCGCAGGCACTTATTCGATTAATGATACGAAAGGCAATCCGAACCTGCAGGCTGATCTATTCGGAGACTGGCGCGAAGAGGTGGTGCTGCGGACAGAAGACAGCAGCGCGCTGCGCATTTATACAACGACAGCTGTCACCGAGCATCGGATTCATACGCTCATGCATGATCCTGTCTACAGACTTGGCATCGCATGGCAAAATACGGGCTACAATCAGCCGCCGCATACGAGCTTCTATTTAGGCACAGATATGGAGATGCCGGATCGGCCAAATATTCGTACCAATGCCATTGCAGCGACAAGCCTTAGCATTTCCGCTCCTTCGCAAGAGGTGACGGCAGGAAAACAGTTGCAGCTGAACCCGGTATTTTTGCCAGCTGCGGCAACCAACAAAGCCGTAACTTGGACCGTTGCAGCTGAAGATGGCTCGGCAACAACGCTTGCAACGATTCATGCAAATGGTATGCTGTCAGCAGTAGCGGCAGGCAAAGTAAAAGTAGTAGCGAGAGCAAATGATGGCTCAGGTGTGAGCGGCGAGCTTGTCGTGACGATTTCTGCTGTTGGAACCGTGAATCCAGGAACAGGCTCGGGCTCAAGCGGAACGGATACGACGACTCCCCCGACGCAAGCTACCGCTCCCGCCAATGCAGTGCTTAAGCCGGCCGTTACAGTAGACGGTGGCGGCAAAGCATCGGCAGAGGTGACTCCGGCTGAGCTCTCGAAGGGACTCGACGATGCAGCTGGCAACAAGCTTGCGATCAATGCGGTGCCAACGGGTGCAGCAAGCTCCGTTCAAGTAACGCTTCCAGCGCAGGCGCTGAAAGCGGCGTCCGGCAAGCAGATAAGCCAAGTAGAAGTGAATTTGGGGCTGGCGAGCATAACGCTAGATACGGCCTGGCTTTCGAAGCAAATAGAGGCAGGAGCTGGTAAGCTGGAAATTTCCGCCGCTGAGGCTGATATAAGCAAGCTTTCCGCCGAGGCGAAAGCACAGCTAGGGAGCGCAAAAGCTTATGATTTGACATTGACGCTTGATGGCAAAGCAATTACTTCTTTTGCAGGCGGTGTTACCGTTGTATTGGATTACAATTTGCAAGCAGGAGAGAGCCCGAATAAAGTGGTCGTCTACTACATTGATGATCATGGCGAAACGCAAATTGTGAAAAATGGGAAGTATGCGGCGGCGGGGCACGTCACCTTTAAACCAGAGCATTTCAGCCAATATGCAGCAGCTCACGTCAACATTCAATTCAATGATATTGAGCGTGTAGCATGGGCAAGGGACAGCATTGAATCGCTCGCTGCCAGAGGCATTATTAATGGCATGGGCAATCAAGCCTTTAAGCCGGATCAGCAAGTTACGCGTGCTCAGTTTCTGAAAATGCTGCTGCAAGCGTTCGATTTGGAGCAGGCGGATGCGGCAAGCACGTTTAGCGATGTGCAGCCAGGCAGCTGGTATTACAGCTCCGTGGCAAGCGCGCAGGAGCTAGGCATTGTTGAAGGCAACGCAAATGGCACCTTTGGCTTCAATGATGAAATTACGCGTGAGGATATGGCCGTTATGGCCCATCGCGTTATTCAGAAGCTTGAGCTGAAGCTGAATGCTCAGGGACAGCCAGGTGATTTCAAAGACAGCTCGGCGATTTCCAGCTACGCGAAGCAGGCAGTAGATGCGATGCAAAGTGCAGGCATCATTAAGGGGACGGGCAATGGCAGCTTTGAGCCGAAGAGCCATGCAACGCGGGCACAAGCGGCCGTTGTCATTAACCAGCTGCTTGGGACGAATAATTAA